Proteins found in one Nocardia brasiliensis ATCC 700358 genomic segment:
- a CDS encoding extracellular solute-binding protein — protein MVHRRLRPKPVGGQVQRALIGAAALLLLAGCAPVQSDPAGTGGDEQTGTVRVWLFDEATRAPKEAVINEAIAEFTATRPDVRVDVQWVPVAARAEKFAGAFNDPASAPDVAEFGNTDLAGYAVSGAFADLTADLAAWPEGKDLVPSVLDTAKSGGKVYGLPWYTGIRALYYRTDIFAELGLRPPGTLAELTETARRIRAAKPELYGISVGGKYTYAMLPFLWAHGGEIAEYDGTMWNSTINSDLAKEGVIRYAELIRDDICPPAQCVDFTGTQSVQAFAGGKAAMTIGGDFNRKAVEQGAAKGKYAVVPLPGVQSGSIAPAFAGGNLLGVFRASKHRGLARDFIELLGGARYQEKMYRAMGNLPTLAGVQRQLAANDPFLAPFVESLSAGTKFVPSTPGWSKIDSQNVLPTTVQQIATGSKAPGAALNAAAAVMNKAFR, from the coding sequence ATGGTGCACCGCAGGCTCCGGCCCAAACCCGTTGGCGGGCAAGTACAACGAGCGCTCATCGGTGCGGCCGCGCTCCTGCTGCTCGCGGGTTGCGCACCGGTACAGTCCGATCCGGCCGGGACCGGCGGCGACGAGCAGACCGGGACCGTGCGCGTCTGGCTCTTCGACGAGGCGACGCGCGCGCCGAAAGAAGCCGTGATCAACGAGGCGATCGCGGAATTCACCGCGACCAGGCCCGACGTGCGCGTCGACGTGCAGTGGGTACCGGTCGCGGCCCGCGCGGAGAAGTTCGCCGGCGCCTTCAACGATCCGGCCAGCGCGCCCGACGTCGCCGAGTTCGGCAACACCGACCTCGCGGGCTACGCGGTGAGCGGCGCGTTCGCCGATCTCACCGCCGATCTCGCGGCCTGGCCGGAGGGCAAGGACCTGGTGCCCTCGGTGCTGGACACCGCGAAATCGGGCGGCAAGGTCTACGGCCTGCCCTGGTACACGGGCATCCGGGCGCTGTACTACCGCACCGACATCTTCGCCGAACTCGGCCTGCGACCGCCGGGCACGCTGGCCGAACTCACCGAGACCGCGAGGCGCATCCGCGCGGCCAAGCCTGAGCTGTACGGGATTTCGGTGGGCGGCAAGTACACCTACGCGATGCTGCCGTTCCTGTGGGCACACGGCGGTGAGATCGCCGAATACGACGGCACGATGTGGAATTCGACGATCAACTCCGATTTGGCGAAGGAAGGCGTCATCCGCTACGCGGAGCTGATCCGCGACGACATCTGCCCGCCCGCCCAGTGCGTCGACTTCACCGGGACACAGAGCGTCCAGGCGTTCGCGGGCGGCAAGGCCGCGATGACAATCGGCGGCGACTTCAACCGCAAGGCGGTCGAGCAGGGCGCGGCCAAGGGCAAATACGCGGTGGTTCCGCTGCCCGGCGTCCAAAGCGGTTCGATCGCACCGGCGTTCGCGGGCGGCAATCTGCTGGGCGTGTTCCGGGCGAGCAAGCACCGCGGCCTCGCCCGCGATTTCATCGAATTGCTGGGCGGGGCGCGGTATCAGGAAAAGATGTACCGCGCGATGGGTAACCTGCCGACCCTGGCCGGCGTGCAGCGGCAACTCGCCGCGAACGACCCGTTCCTCGCCCCGTTCGTCGAGTCACTCAGTGCCGGAACGAAGTTCGTGCCGAGCACACCGGGCTGGTCCAAGATCGACAGCCAGAACGTGCTGCCGACCACGGTGCAGCAGATCGCCACGGGCAGCAAGGCCCCGGGAGCGGCACTCAACGCGGCCGCCGCCGTGATGAACAAGGCATTCAGGTAG
- a CDS encoding carbohydrate ABC transporter permease, which yields MAIRELPTTAPAPRTAPKPRGLRRDTIAAWLYLAPAGLLLAAVLVYPIYQIVLISFYDYGQAQATGAAPLEFVGLGNYRELLADSQFWIVLANTFVFGGVCVIGGLVVGTALAVLATRVRPLPRMLLFLAALGAWATPAMAGSYVWLFLFDTDFGVVNEALSGLGLRSMEGHSWTFGTLSAFGVVAAEVIWCSFPFVMVTMYAGIKAIPEEVLEAAALDGASAWRSARSVILPMLRPLLLIATVQSIIWDFKVFTQIYVMTNGGGVAGRNLVLNVYAYQKAFAGQEYGLGSAIGVLMTLLLLSITGLYVRSQRRSTKWV from the coding sequence ATGGCTATTCGAGAACTACCGACCACCGCGCCGGCACCGCGGACCGCACCGAAACCACGCGGGCTGCGCCGGGACACGATCGCCGCCTGGCTCTATCTCGCACCCGCGGGCCTGCTGCTCGCCGCCGTGCTGGTGTACCCGATCTATCAGATCGTGCTCATCTCGTTCTACGACTACGGGCAGGCGCAGGCGACGGGCGCCGCACCACTGGAGTTCGTCGGCCTCGGCAACTATCGAGAACTGCTCGCCGACAGCCAGTTCTGGATCGTGCTCGCCAACACCTTCGTGTTCGGCGGGGTCTGCGTGATCGGCGGGCTCGTGGTGGGCACGGCACTGGCGGTACTCGCCACCCGGGTCCGGCCGCTGCCGCGGATGCTGCTGTTCCTCGCGGCGCTCGGCGCGTGGGCGACCCCGGCGATGGCGGGCTCCTATGTCTGGCTCTTCCTGTTCGACACCGACTTCGGTGTGGTGAACGAGGCGCTGTCGGGCCTCGGGTTGCGCTCGATGGAAGGCCACTCGTGGACCTTCGGCACCCTCAGCGCGTTCGGTGTGGTTGCCGCCGAGGTGATCTGGTGCTCGTTCCCGTTCGTCATGGTGACGATGTACGCGGGCATCAAGGCCATCCCGGAAGAGGTGCTCGAGGCCGCGGCACTGGACGGCGCGTCCGCGTGGCGGTCGGCCCGCTCGGTGATCCTGCCGATGCTGCGCCCGCTGCTGCTGATCGCGACGGTGCAGTCGATCATCTGGGACTTCAAGGTGTTCACCCAGATCTACGTGATGACCAATGGCGGCGGCGTCGCCGGGCGGAACCTGGTGCTCAACGTCTACGCCTACCAAAAAGCTTTCGCCGGGCAGGAATACGGGCTCGGCTCCGCGATCGGAGTCCTGATGACGCTGTTGCTGTTGTCGATCACCGGCCTCTACGTCCGGTCCCAGCGCAGGAGCACGAAGTGGGTGTGA